In Meleagris gallopavo isolate NT-WF06-2002-E0010 breed Aviagen turkey brand Nicholas breeding stock chromosome 5, Turkey_5.1, whole genome shotgun sequence, a single window of DNA contains:
- the INF2 gene encoding inverted formin-2 isoform X4 yields MMSIKKEGAHKKWAALKEKLGPQDTDQSEANLENAEPELCIRLLQMPSVVNYSGLKKRLESSDDAWMVQFLELCGLDLLLEALDRLSGRGVARISDALLQLTCINCVRAVMNSHRGIEYIVSNEGYVRKLFQALDTTNVMVKKQVFELLAALCIYSSDGHGLALDALDHYKNVKNQQYRFSVIMNELSNTDNVPYMVTLLSAINAIILGKEDLRTRTQIRNEFIGLQLLDILDKLR; encoded by the exons ATGATGTCAATCAAAAAGGAAGGTGCCCACAAGAAATGGGCTGCCTTGAAGGAGAAACTTGGGCCCCAGGATACCGACCAGTCAGAGGCCAACCTGGAAAATGCAGAGCCGGAGCTGTGCATCCGCCTCCTGCAAATGCCATCAGTGGTGAACTACTCTGGGCTGAAGAAGCGTCTGGAGAGCAGTGATGATGCTTGGATGGTCCAGTTCCTGGAGCTGTGCGGATTGGACCTCCTCCTGGAGGCTCTGGACAGGCTGTCtggcagaggggtggccaggaTTTCTGACGCCTTGCTACAGCTCACCTGCATTAACTGTGTGAGAGCAGTCATGAACTCCCACAGAGGCATCGAATACATTGTGAGCAATGAAGGCTACGTCAGAAAACTCTTCCAAG CGCTTGACACAACTAATGTCATGGTGAAAAAGCAAGTATTTGAACTCCTGGCTGCGCTGTGCATTTACTCATCAGATGGCCATGGTTTGGCTTTGGATGCCCTGGACCATTACAAG AATGTGAAGAACCAGCAGTATCGATTCAGTGTCATAATGAATGAGCTGTCGAACACAGATAATGTGCCATACATGGTGACACTGCTGAGTGCTATCAATGCCATCATACTGGGGAAAGAAGACCTAAGAACAAGAACACAGATCCGAAATGAGTTCATAG GTCTTCAGTTGTTGGATATTTTAGACAAGCTAAGGTAA